A window of the Leucoraja erinacea ecotype New England unplaced genomic scaffold, Leri_hhj_1 Leri_212S, whole genome shotgun sequence genome harbors these coding sequences:
- the LOC129716335 gene encoding uncharacterized protein LOC129716335 — MRTVHLSQLRFVFYFFQEETGRKQRVRDEAKPLSVVDEALPIEKFHCSVSFNTALKETSDDFRQVSVTLDVETAHAQLEVSEDRKRVRWTGTERSLPDTGKRFTGRACVLGSEGFTSGRHYWEVEVAGSECWSLGVAAESVERKGRVTLTPETGVWSIWRWVTGLMHSPPLHPVSPPVPSPGGWEFISVTSPGQFHFTTRTPSPISTPSLGINSRRNFILSSGDLGWKLADNLLRFRSGCVKGSGPGTGVRSGAQGLWGRNPVDNRSALNGSHLIPKFRVVKPQ, encoded by the exons ATGAGGACGGTTCACCTCAGTCAattgagatttgtgttttatttctttcaGGAGGAAACTGGTCGCAAGCAAAG GGTTCGTGATGAAGCCAAACCACTGTCGGTGGTAGATGAAGCCTTGCCGATTGAAAAGTTTCATTGCTCTGTTTCGTTCAACACAGCACTCAAAGAAACATCTGATGATTTCAGGCAAG tctccgtcaccctggatgtggaaacagcgcaTGCGCAGCTCGAGGTGTCTGAGGATCGGAAGAGGGTGAGATGGACCGGGACCGAGAGGAGTCTCCCTGACACCGGGAAGAGGTTTACAGGCAGGGcgtgtgtgctgggatcggagggattcacatcggggagacattactgggaggtggaggtggcggggagtgagtgctggagtctgggagtcgccgcagagtctgtggagaggaagggACGGGTCACACTGAccccggagactggagtctggagcatctGGCGGTGGGTGACGGGTTTGATGCattcacctcccctccatcccgtctccccgcccgtcccatcaccgggagggtgggagtttatctcagttacgagtccgggacagtttcattttacgacgcggacaccaagtcccatctccacaccttcactgggaataaattcacggagaaactttatcctttcttctgGAGACTTGGGATGGAAACTGGCTGACAATCTGCTCCGGTTCCGCTCCGGGTGTGTAAAAGGGTCGGGTCCCGGGACCGGCGTCAGGAGCGGGGCTCAGGGGCTGTGGGGCAGAAACCCGGTGGACAACAGGTCGGCGCTGAACGGCtcccatttaatccccaaattccgCGTCGTGAAACCCCAGTGA